A genomic region of Bactrocera dorsalis isolate Fly_Bdor chromosome 3, ASM2337382v1, whole genome shotgun sequence contains the following coding sequences:
- the LOC125777830 gene encoding glutathione S-transferase 1-like, which produces MGKIVLYGIEASPPVRSVLLTLNALDLPYEFKGVSLFARANKSEEFLKINPAGTIPALLDDGQAILDSHAIIAYLASKYGKDDSLYPKDLVKRSVVDHRLYFEASVAFERALRGTTTPIIFFNETNVPQQKIDNMAEVYGIVNKFLQDHPYVAGDNLTIADFSLITSISSLHAFLESDAAKYPNLVAWIKRLEQLPYYEKANGNGTKQLIELIKSKNITIVP; this is translated from the coding sequence atgggtAAAATTGTATTGTATGGTATTGAAGCCAGTCCACCAGTCCGTAGTGTATTATTGACACTGAACGCATTGGATTTACCATATGAATTTAAAGGTGTCAGTTTGTTTGCTAGAGCCAATAAATCGGAGGAATTTCTGAAAATTAACCCAGCCGGTACAATACCGGCTTTATTGGATGATGGTCAGGCGATTTTGGATTCACACGCTATCATCGCATACTTAGCGAGTAAATATGGCAAAGATGATTCACTTTATCCTAAAGATCTGGTGAAACGTTCAGTTGTCGATCACCGTTTATACTTTGAGGCTAGTGTGGCCTTTGAACGTGCGCTACGTGGAACAACAACACCTATTATCTTCTTTAATGAAACTAATGTGCCACAACAAAAAATCGACAATATGGCTGAAGTTTATGGTATAGTGAACAAATTCCTACAGGATCATCCTTATGTTGCCGGCGACAACTTGACCATTGCGGACTTTTCACTGATAACATCGATCTCCTCATTGCATGCGTTTTTAGAGAGCGATGCCGCTAAATATCCCAATTTGGTTGCATGGATTAAGCGCTTGGAGCAGTTACCTTACTATGAGAAAGCGAACGGCAACGGAACTAAGCAGTTAATCGAATTGATTAAGTCGAAGAATATAACCATCGTACCTTAa
- the LOC105229683 gene encoding uncharacterized protein LOC105229683 gives MPAGRVAGKAGYSNHYYNGRSYVGINEEIMWVSIGMGVTIAILITIALCYIAREKCQKRQREYYVTA, from the exons ATGCCAGCAGGCAGGGTAGCCGGGAAAGCTGGCTATTCCAATCATTATTACAACG GGCGTTCGTACGTGGGCATCAACGAGGAGATAATGTGGGTTAGCATAGGAATGGGGGTAACAATTGCAATTCTCATAACCATTGCGTTGTGCTATATTGCAcgtgaaaaatgtcaaaaacgcCAACGTGAATATTATGTGACCGCGTAG
- the LOC115066421 gene encoding uncharacterized protein LOC115066421, giving the protein MSEKLVLYGFERSPPVRAVLLTLNALNLEFELIPVDTFKGEQNSEEHLKKNPAHTIPVLEVDGKYISDSHAIIAFLASKYGKDDSLYPKDLYQRATVDQRLHYENGVIFNETMKQRLRALFSSEQPQAAAEEAFKAVRDVYTVLEAYLNQNKYMAADHLTIADFSLLTTVTVLNLVVPVVADKWPKLTAWLENMKQLPYYEKANAKGLEALVEKFKPALEKLKQQKCDSEMGEKLVLYGFERSPPVRAVLLTLNALNLEFELIPVDTYKGEQNSEEHLKKNPAHTIPVLEVDGKYISDSHAIIAFLASKYGKDDSLYPKDLYQRAIVDQRLHYENGVIFNETMKQRLRPLLTSELPQAAVDEALKGISDVYTVLEAYLNQNKYMAADHLTIADFSLLTTVTVLNLIVPVVADKWPKLTAWLENMKQLPYYEKANAKGLKATEDVIKPILAKYKA; this is encoded by the exons ATGAGTGAAAAACTTGTTCTCTACGGCTTCGAAAGAAGTCCGCCGGTACGCGCCGTTTTACTCACACTGAATGCTTTGAATTTGGAATTCGAACTAATACCGGTGGATACATTTAAAGGTGAACAAAATTCTGAGGAGCACTTGAAAAAGAATCCAGCGCATACAATTCCAGTACTCGAAGTTGATGGCAAATATATATCCGATTCTCACGCCATTATCGCCTTTTTGGCTAGCAAATATGGCAAAGACGATTCGCTCTATCCAAAGGACCTGTATCAACGCGCCACTGTCGATCAACGTTTGCACTATGAGAATGGTGTTATCTTTAACGAAACTATGAAACAACGTTTGCGTGCATTATTTTCAAGCGAACAGCCACAAGCGGCAGCTGAGGAAGCATTTAAAGCCGTTCGCGATGTATACACTGTGCTGGAGGCTTATctcaatcaaaataaatatatggctGCTGATCATTTAACCATAGCTGACTTCAGTCTTCTAACAACAGTTACTGTTCTGAATTTAGTTGTGCCAGTGGTGGCGGACAAGTGGCCAAAGTTGACAGCGTGGTTGGAGAACATGAAGCAGTTGCCATATTATGAGAAAGCAAACGCCAAAGGTTTGGAAGCACTCGTGGAAAAATTTAAACCGGCATTGGAAAAGCTCAAg cAACAGAAATGTGA TTCCGAAATGGGTGAAAAACTTGTTCTCTACGGCTTCGAGAGAAGTCCGCCGGTACGCGCCGTTTTACTCACACTGAATGCTTTGAATTTGGAATTCGAACTAATACCGGTGGATACATATAAAGGTGAACAAAATTCTGAGGAGCACTTGAAAAAGAATCCAGCGCATACAATTCCAGTACTCGAAGTTGATGGCAAATATATATCCGATTCTCACGCCATTATCGCCTTTTTGGCTAGCAAATATGGCAAAGATGATTCGCTCTATCCAAAGGACCTGTATCAACGCGCCATTGTCGATCAACGTTTGCACTATGAGAATGGTGTTATCTTTAACGAAACTATGAAACAACGTTTGCGTCCGTTACTTACAAGCGAACTGCCACAAGCGGCGGTTGATGAAGCATTAAAAGGCATTAGTGATGTATACACTGTGCTGGAGGCTTATctcaatcaaaataaatatatggctGCTGATCATTTAACCATAGCTGACTTCAGTCTTCTAACAACGGTTACTGTTCTGAATTTAATTGTGCCAGTGGTGGCGGACAAGTGGCCAAAGTTGACAGCGTGGTTGGAGAACATGAAGCAGTTGCCATATTATGAGAAAGCAAACGCCAAAGGTCTGAAAGCAACCGAGGATGTAATTAAACCGATATTGGCAAAGTATAAGGCATAA
- the LOC105229685 gene encoding cytosolic endo-beta-N-acetylglucosaminidase isoform X2: MSNYREPIGNHNRREVLVCHDMMGNYLEDRHYHSSKKYDDYRFYHWSGIDYFCYFSHNYITIPPCGWLNAAHKHGVRVLGTFITESGHSKLLNEVLQSKDMVDKIVDAMVKLCKHYCFEGWLINVECKVKLEDMENLYYLVERLRTTVESEVERGVVFWYDSIIDTGDLRWQNEINAKNVRFFRAAHGMLINYTWNDRSLEMTTEICERSQAQCQRAFFGIDVFGRGQVAKFQCKQTLARIVNQRFSTGFFAPAWTYETLQMFGYNIKQPLGDDSVNDAFLRRNEKFWCSLWEHLATHPYHALPFYSDFCLGSGKSTYINGRPKSSVSGSGGGDGEQFFNLSRCSLQPSVPLYQLAERFYSDAFNGGSCLRILQYNNSFRVFVADFKLQSGGLVFAYAYKLQPRDGEFDCILRFCTRNNARDCYLFLGDYYDTTNLQKGRCYVSPLKPKYYHLLHSNNLDTPKIPKEISLSENTANGWRVRYYVVAFDGAIQVKDIGVLYRRSAEATDTAYLGAVYLNECDVNTLDFPQDSNIALIQIYGEDLLN; this comes from the exons ATGAGTAATTACAGAGAACCAATTGGAAACCACAATAGACGCGAAGTTCTAGTCTGTCACGATATGATGGGAAACTATCTGGAAGATCG ACATTACCACTCATCTAAGAAGTATGATGACTACCGTTTTTACCATTGGTCTGGAATCGACTACTTCTGTTACTTTAGTCATAATTATATCACAATACCGCCTTGTGGTTGGTTAAACGCGGCGCACAAACATGGGGTACGAGTTTTGG GCACATTTATTACCGAAAGTGGGCATTCCAAATTGTTAAACGAAGTGCTGCAGTCAAAGGATATGGTAGATAAGATTGTCGACGCTATGGTGAAGTTGTGTAAGCATTATTGCTTCGAAGGCTGGTTGATTAATGTCGAATGCAAAGTTAAATTAGAAGATATGGAAAACCTCTA CTACCTCGTAGAACGCTTACGCACAACTGTGGAAAGTGAAGTGGAACGCGGTGTGGTGTTCTGGTATGACAGCATCATTGATACCGGTGACCTGAGAtggcaaaatgaaattaatgcaaaaaatgtGCGTTTTTTTCGTGCTGCGCATGGCATGCTAATCAATTATACATGGAATGATAGAAGTCTAGAGATGACAACGGAAATTTGTGAGCGCTCACAAGCTCAATGTCAGCGTGCCTTTTTTGGCATCGATGTCTTTGGACGTGGTCAAGTTGCCAAGTTTCAGTGTAAACAAACCTTGGCACGCATTGTGAATCAACGATTTTCAACGGGCTTCTTTGCACCGGCCTGGACATATGAAACTCTACAAATGTTCGGGTACAATATAAAACAACCGTTGGGAGACGACAGCGTAAATGATGCTTTCTTGCGCCGCAATGAAAAATTTTGGTGCTCTTTATGGGAACATTTGGCTACACATCCTTACCATGCATTACCGTTTTATTCCGATTTTTGTTTGGGTTCCGGAAAAAGCACATATATAAATGGTCGCCCAAAGAGTAGTGTGAGCGGCAGTGGTGGTGGTGATGGTGaacagttttttaatttatcacgcTGTTCGCTACAGCCATCAGTTCCGCTATATCAGCTCGCTGAGCGCTTCTATTCCGACGCTTTTAATGGCGGCTCGTGCCTACGtatattacagtataataatAGCTTCCGTGTGTTTGTCGCCGACTTCAAACTGCAAAGTGGTGGACTTGTTTTTGCCTACGCTTATAAGCTGCAACCAAGGGATGGCGAATTCGATTGCATTTTGCGTTTTTGTACAAGAAATAATGCACGCGATTGTTATCTTTTCTTGGGTGATTATTACGATACAACGAATTTGCAAAAAGGACGCTGCTACGTCTCACCATTAAAGCCGAAATATTATCATCTATTGCATAGCAATAATTTAGATACACCAAAAATACCCAAAGAAATTTCGCTGTCTGAAAATACGGCAAATGGGTGGCGCGTACGTTATTATGTGGTGGCTTTCGATGGCGCCATTCAAGTGAAGGATATTGGTGTGCTGTATCGTCGAAGTGCAGAAGCAACAGACACTGCCTACTTAGGTGCGGTCTACCTGAATGAGTGTGATGTGAATACGCTTGACTTCCCACAAGATAGCAATATTGCATTGATACAAATTTATGGAGAGGATTTGCTTAATTAA
- the LOC105229685 gene encoding cytosolic endo-beta-N-acetylglucosaminidase isoform X1, which yields MKMCDGSEECCNKLEAEAILSNEQLLSFELRSKDIQWASYVTPLAPRISPIYLQRQYQLMSNYREPIGNHNRREVLVCHDMMGNYLEDRHYHSSKKYDDYRFYHWSGIDYFCYFSHNYITIPPCGWLNAAHKHGVRVLGTFITESGHSKLLNEVLQSKDMVDKIVDAMVKLCKHYCFEGWLINVECKVKLEDMENLYYLVERLRTTVESEVERGVVFWYDSIIDTGDLRWQNEINAKNVRFFRAAHGMLINYTWNDRSLEMTTEICERSQAQCQRAFFGIDVFGRGQVAKFQCKQTLARIVNQRFSTGFFAPAWTYETLQMFGYNIKQPLGDDSVNDAFLRRNEKFWCSLWEHLATHPYHALPFYSDFCLGSGKSTYINGRPKSSVSGSGGGDGEQFFNLSRCSLQPSVPLYQLAERFYSDAFNGGSCLRILQYNNSFRVFVADFKLQSGGLVFAYAYKLQPRDGEFDCILRFCTRNNARDCYLFLGDYYDTTNLQKGRCYVSPLKPKYYHLLHSNNLDTPKIPKEISLSENTANGWRVRYYVVAFDGAIQVKDIGVLYRRSAEATDTAYLGAVYLNECDVNTLDFPQDSNIALIQIYGEDLLN from the exons ATGAAAATGTGCGATGGATCGGAGGAATGTTGCA ACAAACTGGAAGCGGAAGCGATACTCTCAAACGAACAGCTACTATCCTTCGAATTGCGAAGTAAAGACATACAATGGGCGAGCTATGTAACGCCGTTGGCGCCTCGCATTTCGCCAATATATCTACAAAGACAATATCAATTGATGAGTAATTACAGAGAACCAATTGGAAACCACAATAGACGCGAAGTTCTAGTCTGTCACGATATGATGGGAAACTATCTGGAAGATCG ACATTACCACTCATCTAAGAAGTATGATGACTACCGTTTTTACCATTGGTCTGGAATCGACTACTTCTGTTACTTTAGTCATAATTATATCACAATACCGCCTTGTGGTTGGTTAAACGCGGCGCACAAACATGGGGTACGAGTTTTGG GCACATTTATTACCGAAAGTGGGCATTCCAAATTGTTAAACGAAGTGCTGCAGTCAAAGGATATGGTAGATAAGATTGTCGACGCTATGGTGAAGTTGTGTAAGCATTATTGCTTCGAAGGCTGGTTGATTAATGTCGAATGCAAAGTTAAATTAGAAGATATGGAAAACCTCTA CTACCTCGTAGAACGCTTACGCACAACTGTGGAAAGTGAAGTGGAACGCGGTGTGGTGTTCTGGTATGACAGCATCATTGATACCGGTGACCTGAGAtggcaaaatgaaattaatgcaaaaaatgtGCGTTTTTTTCGTGCTGCGCATGGCATGCTAATCAATTATACATGGAATGATAGAAGTCTAGAGATGACAACGGAAATTTGTGAGCGCTCACAAGCTCAATGTCAGCGTGCCTTTTTTGGCATCGATGTCTTTGGACGTGGTCAAGTTGCCAAGTTTCAGTGTAAACAAACCTTGGCACGCATTGTGAATCAACGATTTTCAACGGGCTTCTTTGCACCGGCCTGGACATATGAAACTCTACAAATGTTCGGGTACAATATAAAACAACCGTTGGGAGACGACAGCGTAAATGATGCTTTCTTGCGCCGCAATGAAAAATTTTGGTGCTCTTTATGGGAACATTTGGCTACACATCCTTACCATGCATTACCGTTTTATTCCGATTTTTGTTTGGGTTCCGGAAAAAGCACATATATAAATGGTCGCCCAAAGAGTAGTGTGAGCGGCAGTGGTGGTGGTGATGGTGaacagttttttaatttatcacgcTGTTCGCTACAGCCATCAGTTCCGCTATATCAGCTCGCTGAGCGCTTCTATTCCGACGCTTTTAATGGCGGCTCGTGCCTACGtatattacagtataataatAGCTTCCGTGTGTTTGTCGCCGACTTCAAACTGCAAAGTGGTGGACTTGTTTTTGCCTACGCTTATAAGCTGCAACCAAGGGATGGCGAATTCGATTGCATTTTGCGTTTTTGTACAAGAAATAATGCACGCGATTGTTATCTTTTCTTGGGTGATTATTACGATACAACGAATTTGCAAAAAGGACGCTGCTACGTCTCACCATTAAAGCCGAAATATTATCATCTATTGCATAGCAATAATTTAGATACACCAAAAATACCCAAAGAAATTTCGCTGTCTGAAAATACGGCAAATGGGTGGCGCGTACGTTATTATGTGGTGGCTTTCGATGGCGCCATTCAAGTGAAGGATATTGGTGTGCTGTATCGTCGAAGTGCAGAAGCAACAGACACTGCCTACTTAGGTGCGGTCTACCTGAATGAGTGTGATGTGAATACGCTTGACTTCCCACAAGATAGCAATATTGCATTGATACAAATTTATGGAGAGGATTTGCTTAATTAA